A single window of Intrasporangium calvum DSM 43043 DNA harbors:
- a CDS encoding YlbL family protein, protein MRTIRRVPASEAAPPAFPAPVRQPAPLSRGNVLFLVGFFLALAVLVVGNLVHVPVAIMSPGPTMNTLGDVPGKSDGSALISIEGLPAYDAEGELSFTTVSVLGGPGFPVDAFDVLWAWIDPSQDVLPVDQVFDPNASEERIAEENAVQMAGSQEEATAVALRALGKTVTTHVKIAEILDESLAKDVLRMGDRIVRVGDVTITTADSVRSALQVVRPGEQIEVEVSRAGSSKVVDVPTMSGSEGRTALGVLLQLDHDFPAKVTINAGEVGGPSAGLMFALGIYDKLTPGSLTDGRDVAGTGTIDDAGDVGPIGGIKQKMAGARAGGSEYFLAPVENCPEVTGNIPSGLEVFAVDTFDDARQAVEGIASGRTSGLRRC, encoded by the coding sequence GTGAGGACGATCCGGCGCGTCCCGGCGAGCGAGGCAGCGCCGCCCGCGTTCCCGGCCCCCGTCCGTCAGCCGGCCCCGCTCAGCCGAGGCAACGTTCTCTTCCTCGTCGGTTTCTTCCTCGCGCTGGCCGTCCTGGTGGTCGGCAACCTCGTCCACGTCCCGGTGGCGATCATGAGCCCCGGCCCGACGATGAACACCCTCGGTGACGTGCCCGGCAAGTCGGACGGCTCGGCCCTCATCTCCATCGAGGGACTGCCAGCCTACGACGCGGAGGGGGAGCTCAGCTTCACGACGGTGTCGGTCCTGGGCGGTCCCGGGTTCCCCGTCGACGCCTTCGACGTCCTGTGGGCCTGGATCGACCCGTCCCAGGACGTCCTGCCGGTCGATCAGGTCTTCGACCCCAATGCGAGTGAGGAGCGGATCGCCGAGGAGAACGCCGTCCAGATGGCAGGTTCGCAGGAAGAGGCGACCGCCGTCGCCCTGCGCGCCCTCGGCAAGACGGTGACGACCCACGTCAAGATCGCCGAGATCCTCGACGAGTCGCTCGCCAAGGACGTGCTGCGCATGGGGGACCGGATCGTGCGCGTGGGCGACGTGACCATCACCACCGCCGACAGCGTCCGGTCCGCCCTGCAGGTGGTTCGCCCGGGGGAGCAGATCGAGGTCGAGGTGTCCCGTGCCGGGTCCTCGAAGGTCGTCGACGTCCCCACGATGTCGGGCTCCGAGGGCAGGACGGCCCTCGGTGTGCTCCTGCAGCTCGACCACGACTTCCCGGCGAAGGTCACGATCAACGCAGGCGAGGTCGGTGGTCCCTCGGCCGGGCTGATGTTCGCCCTGGGCATCTACGACAAGCTGACCCCCGGCTCACTCACCGACGGGCGGGACGTGGCCGGGACCGGGACCATCGACGACGCGGGCGACGTCGGCCCCATCGGCGGGATCAAGCAGAAGATGGCCGGTGCCCGGGCCGGTGGCTCCGAGTACTTCCTCGCCCCGGTCGAGAACTGCCCCGAGGTCACCGGCAACATTCCATCGGGACTCGAGGTGTTCGCCGTCGACACCTTCGACGACGCCCGCCAAGCGGTCGAGGGCATCGCCTCCGGCCGGACCTCGGGCCTCAGGCGCTGCTGA
- a CDS encoding UPF0182 family protein codes for MSDSDFGPTQGPFGDGGEQGPARRAAPLPPNRSPLITALVIAFALLLVVATLATFWTEVLWYQSVDFSSVFATQLVTKIVLGLAGGLFTAAVVWSSIHVAFRNRPIYAPSPETQAMEHYRQLVEPMRRTATVAAPLAIGLFAGLSAATQWDTFLLWRNGTQFGTTDPEFGLDIGFYVFELPWINFIVSFLTMVLVLGFIAAAFTHYLYGGVVAAQRMRSTQAARVHLSIIAATLVLVRAVAFWIDRYNLANAQSTRMTGIQYTEAHAVIPTKAILAIAALMCAGMFVSTIWTRSWRLPLVGVAVLAVVVVAVGGIYPALVQSLKVRPSEKSLELPYIQRNIDATRKAYGFDGVKVEKYDTTTTASPGQLRNDADTIPGIRLIDPNVVSPTFKQLEASKGYYQFADVLDVDRYDLNGELTDTVIAVRELDLTGVPDGQRNWLNDHTVYTHGYGVVAAKGNTREDDGRPSFFESQIGTTGVLGEYEPRIYFGESSPEYSIVGAGKKEFDYLSEGNQQVTNSYAGAGGVDLDAMRRLAYAFKYREINFLLSDAVTNDSRLIDHRIPRERIERVAPWLTLDGNAYPVVVDGRVMWVIDGYTTTDMYPYSEMATLDAATSDAVTRTRDSVQAIRAGQVNYVRNSVKATVDAYDGTVTLYQWDDQDPILAAWMKIFPDAVTPLSEVKGSLMEHLRYPEDLFKIQRQLLTKYHETDPASFYGGQTFWRVPLDPTRGANAEQSLLQPPYYLSLAMPGQPKPSFSLTSTFMPVGDRNLLTGFLAADGDAGSEDGKRAAGYGALRLLEPSNTTVKGPGQVYNDMRSSQVSSTDSGFGTLAQFISTTALQGAEVTFGNQLTLPVGGGVLYVQPIYVQASGAGAYPRLSAVAVSFGEKIAWAGSLDDALNDLFGGSSGAAAGDQGTDTPVTPPGTPTGTPTGSASGTPSASPTASSPAPTGTPDANALRKALADADAAFRAGEEALRNGDFAAYGQAQERLKEALARAAAAAPATP; via the coding sequence GTGAGCGACAGCGACTTCGGCCCCACTCAGGGCCCCTTCGGCGACGGCGGCGAGCAGGGACCTGCTCGCCGAGCGGCGCCCCTTCCCCCCAACCGCAGCCCCCTCATCACGGCCCTGGTCATCGCCTTCGCGCTGCTGCTCGTGGTGGCGACGCTGGCCACCTTCTGGACCGAGGTGCTCTGGTACCAGTCCGTCGACTTCTCCTCGGTCTTCGCCACGCAGCTCGTCACCAAGATCGTCCTCGGTCTCGCCGGCGGCCTGTTCACCGCCGCGGTGGTGTGGTCGAGCATCCACGTCGCCTTCCGGAACCGGCCGATCTACGCGCCCTCGCCGGAGACCCAGGCGATGGAGCACTACCGCCAGCTGGTGGAGCCGATGCGACGGACCGCCACGGTCGCAGCCCCCCTTGCCATCGGCCTCTTCGCGGGACTCTCGGCCGCCACCCAGTGGGACACCTTCCTGCTGTGGCGCAACGGGACCCAGTTCGGCACGACCGACCCGGAGTTCGGCCTCGACATCGGCTTCTACGTCTTCGAACTGCCGTGGATCAACTTCATCGTGTCGTTCCTGACGATGGTCCTCGTCCTCGGTTTCATCGCCGCCGCCTTCACCCACTACCTCTACGGCGGCGTCGTCGCGGCGCAGCGGATGCGGTCGACCCAGGCCGCCCGGGTGCACCTGTCCATCATCGCGGCCACGCTCGTGCTCGTCCGGGCCGTGGCGTTCTGGATCGACCGGTACAACCTCGCCAACGCCCAGTCGACCCGCATGACCGGGATCCAGTACACCGAGGCGCACGCGGTCATCCCCACGAAGGCCATCCTCGCCATCGCGGCGCTGATGTGCGCCGGCATGTTCGTCAGCACCATCTGGACCCGCTCCTGGCGCCTGCCCCTCGTCGGTGTCGCGGTCCTCGCCGTCGTCGTCGTGGCCGTCGGCGGGATCTACCCCGCGCTGGTCCAGTCGCTGAAGGTCCGCCCCTCCGAGAAGTCCCTCGAGCTGCCCTACATCCAGCGCAACATCGACGCGACGCGCAAGGCCTACGGTTTCGACGGCGTCAAGGTCGAGAAGTACGACACCACCACGACGGCCAGCCCGGGACAGCTGCGCAACGACGCAGACACCATCCCGGGCATCCGCCTCATCGACCCCAACGTCGTCAGCCCGACGTTCAAGCAGCTCGAGGCGTCGAAGGGCTACTACCAGTTCGCGGACGTGCTCGACGTCGACCGCTACGACCTCAACGGCGAGCTGACCGACACCGTGATCGCCGTCCGAGAGCTCGACCTGACCGGCGTGCCCGACGGCCAACGGAACTGGCTCAACGACCACACCGTGTACACGCACGGCTACGGCGTCGTCGCCGCGAAGGGCAACACCCGTGAGGACGACGGTCGCCCGAGCTTCTTCGAGTCACAGATCGGCACCACCGGCGTCCTCGGCGAGTACGAGCCGCGGATCTACTTCGGCGAGTCCTCACCCGAGTACTCCATCGTCGGCGCCGGCAAGAAGGAGTTCGACTACCTGTCCGAGGGCAACCAGCAGGTGACGAACAGCTACGCCGGAGCCGGTGGCGTCGATCTCGACGCGATGCGGCGCCTCGCCTACGCCTTCAAGTACCGCGAGATCAACTTCCTGCTCTCTGACGCCGTGACCAACGACTCGCGACTGATCGACCACCGCATCCCGCGCGAGCGCATCGAGCGGGTGGCCCCGTGGCTCACGCTCGACGGCAACGCCTACCCCGTGGTCGTCGACGGCCGTGTCATGTGGGTGATCGACGGCTACACGACGACCGACATGTACCCCTACTCCGAGATGGCCACGCTCGACGCGGCCACCTCGGACGCAGTGACCCGCACCCGCGACTCCGTGCAGGCCATCCGCGCCGGCCAGGTCAACTACGTGCGCAACTCGGTCAAGGCGACGGTCGACGCCTACGACGGCACGGTGACGCTCTACCAGTGGGATGACCAGGACCCGATCCTCGCGGCCTGGATGAAGATCTTCCCCGACGCCGTGACGCCCCTGTCGGAGGTCAAGGGATCCCTCATGGAGCACCTTCGCTACCCCGAGGACCTCTTCAAGATCCAGCGTCAGCTCCTGACGAAGTACCACGAGACGGACCCTGCGTCGTTCTACGGCGGCCAGACGTTCTGGCGCGTCCCGCTCGACCCGACGCGCGGCGCCAACGCCGAGCAGTCCCTGCTCCAACCGCCGTACTACCTGTCCCTCGCCATGCCGGGTCAGCCCAAGCCGTCGTTCTCGCTCACCTCGACGTTCATGCCCGTCGGTGACCGCAACCTGCTCACCGGCTTCCTCGCGGCCGACGGTGACGCCGGCTCCGAGGACGGGAAGAGGGCAGCCGGCTACGGCGCGCTACGCCTGCTCGAGCCCTCGAACACGACGGTGAAGGGCCCGGGCCAGGTCTACAACGACATGCGGTCCTCCCAGGTGTCGTCCACGGACTCCGGCTTCGGCACGCTCGCGCAGTTCATCTCGACGACTGCGCTGCAGGGCGCGGAGGTCACCTTCGGCAACCAGCTCACCCTGCCCGTCGGCGGCGGCGTGCTCTACGTGCAGCCGATCTACGTCCAGGCCTCCGGGGCTGGTGCCTATCCGCGGCTCTCCGCGGTGGCGGTGTCCTTCGGGGAGAAGATCGCCTGGGCCGGCTCCTTGGACGACGCCCTCAACGACCTCTTCGGTGGTTCCTCCGGCGCGGCGGCCGGTGACCAGGGGACGGACACCCCGGTGACCCCGCCCGGGACGCCGACCGGCACGCCGACCGGATCCGCGTCGGGCACGCCGTCCGCCAGCCCGACGGCGTCGTCTCCAGCGCCGACGGGCACCCCGGACGCGAACGCCCTCCGGAAGGCGCTGGCCGACGCCGATGCGGCTTTCCGAGCGGGTGAGGAGGCGCTGCGCAACGGCGACTTCGCCGCCTACGGGCAAGCACAGGAGCGTCTGAAGGAGGCCTTGGCCCGGGCGGCGGCAGCCGCTCCAGCCACCCCCTGA
- a CDS encoding molybdenum cofactor biosynthesis protein MoaE — MSGVTVTLAEIRETPLSVDEVLSSVADPRAGGTCVFVGTVRNHDTKAAAPAAGEPQGPADVTHLDYSAHPQAADVARALAERLAAEGRVVRIGLVHRVGRLDIGDLAVVVGVSAEHRGEAFEVCRRLIDELKATVPIWKHQGFSDGSDEWVGLP; from the coding sequence ATGTCCGGCGTGACGGTCACCCTTGCCGAGATCCGAGAGACGCCGCTGTCCGTCGACGAGGTCCTCTCGAGCGTCGCGGATCCGCGCGCCGGCGGCACCTGCGTCTTCGTCGGCACGGTGCGCAACCACGACACGAAGGCCGCCGCGCCGGCGGCCGGCGAGCCGCAGGGGCCCGCGGACGTGACGCACCTGGACTACAGCGCGCACCCGCAGGCGGCCGACGTCGCCCGGGCGCTGGCGGAGCGACTGGCTGCCGAGGGCCGGGTCGTCCGGATCGGCCTCGTGCACCGGGTGGGCCGGCTCGACATCGGTGACCTGGCCGTGGTCGTCGGCGTGAGCGCCGAGCACCGGGGTGAGGCCTTCGAGGTGTGCCGCCGACTCATCGACGAGCTCAAGGCGACGGTGCCGATCTGGAAACACCAAGGTTTCTCGGACGGGTCCGACGAATGGGTCGGGCTCCCGTGA
- a CDS encoding PPA1309 family protein has product MEEQPVTSVTADPLIVAALDTERHVAAAGWDQPARLFALVRTAALLDREPHLRPQMGPRDLAAGALTAVEQEGLPATSSLETLLGRIAWPDEVDGCAFAIERIVVPPDAERDLPQRSESAVEALAAHPDRKDVRLLVAVLRDGSSICLLRQRDHDSDDAVATGRDIAPGLVAALRSTFED; this is encoded by the coding sequence GTGGAAGAGCAGCCGGTCACCTCCGTCACCGCCGACCCCCTCATCGTGGCGGCCCTGGACACCGAGCGCCATGTGGCCGCCGCCGGCTGGGACCAGCCGGCCCGCCTCTTCGCCCTGGTGCGCACGGCCGCCCTGCTGGACCGCGAGCCGCACCTGCGCCCGCAGATGGGCCCGAGGGACCTGGCTGCGGGCGCCCTGACGGCGGTCGAGCAGGAGGGGCTGCCGGCGACCTCGTCGCTGGAGACGCTGCTCGGCCGGATCGCCTGGCCCGACGAGGTCGACGGGTGCGCGTTCGCGATCGAACGGATCGTCGTGCCGCCGGACGCCGAGCGCGACCTGCCCCAGCGGTCCGAGTCGGCGGTCGAGGCCCTCGCGGCCCACCCCGACCGCAAGGACGTCCGGCTGCTCGTGGCGGTGCTGAGGGACGGGTCCTCGATCTGCCTGCTCCGCCAGCGCGACCACGACTCGGACGACGCGGTGGCGACCGGCAGGGACATCGCGCCCGGACTCGTGGCGGCGCTGCGGTCGACGTTCGAGGACTAG